In a single window of the Mustela nigripes isolate SB6536 chromosome 17, MUSNIG.SB6536, whole genome shotgun sequence genome:
- the LOC132005144 gene encoding LOW QUALITY PROTEIN: vomeronasal type-1 receptor 1-like (The sequence of the model RefSeq protein was modified relative to this genomic sequence to represent the inferred CDS: inserted 3 bases in 2 codons) produces MGSFKLEIGIIFLIQTGVGILGNSFLFGLYNFPLFTGHKLKSKDLILNQLVLANSLVLFSKGIPQTVVAFGWKYFLDDIGCKVVFYVHRVGRGVSLSITYLLSGYQVFKIHSSICKVMELRVSPKRIGFCYFIWWILHLLLNIYVPLRMTGPLNSKNLSLRKTYIYCSGLPQDKFIGSLNATMFXFNFVCLSLMVWASGPMVLVLLRHKKQVQHIHSLSGCPRPSHEDRATCTILILGNSFVCCYXLSSILSLCLVLILSPDQWLVNTAVFVASCFLTFSPFVLINSDMRDSQFCFTCWTRKSFP; encoded by the exons ATGGGctctttcaaattggaaataGGGATTATCTTCCTCATTCAGACAGGAGTTGGGATCCTGGGAAATTCCTTCCTCTTTGGTCTTTACAACTTCCCTTTGTTCACCGGACACAAGTTGAAATCCAAAGACCTAATTCTCAATCAATTGGTCTTAGCCAACTCCTTGGTGCTTTTTTCCAAAGGGATCCCTCAGACCGTGGTGGCTTTTGGATGGAAATACTTCCTGGATGACATTGGATGTAAAGTTGTCTTTTATGTACACAGAGTGGGCAGAGGAGTTTCCCTCAGCATCACCTACCTGTTGAGTGGCTACCaggtttttaagattcattctaGTATCTGCAAGGTGATGGAGCTCAGAGTATCTCCAAAGCGCATTGGCTTCTGCTATTTCATCTGGTGGATCTTGCATCTCCTGTTAAATATCTATGTTCCATTAAGAATGACTGGGCCACTGAACAGCAAAAACCTTAGTTTGAGAAAAACATACATCTACTGTTCTGGACTACCACAAGATAAATTTATAGGCTCACTAAACGCtaccatgt tatttaactttgtgTGTTTGAGCCTCATGGTCTGGGCCAGTGGCCCCATGGTCCTTGTCCTGCTCAGGCACAAGAAGCAAGTCCAGCATATTCACAGCCTCAGCGGTTGCCCCAGACCTTCCCATGAGGACAGAGCCACATGCACCATTCTGATCCTGGGGAACTCCTTTGTCTGCTGTTA TCTCTCTTCCATTTTGTCTCTTTGCCTAGTACTTATTTTGAGTCCAGACCAGTGGCTAGTAAACACTGCTGTGTTTGTAGCATCATGTTTTCTGACATTCAGCCCATTTGTGCTCATCAACAGTGATATGCGTGACTCTCAGTTCTGCTTTACCTGCTGGACAAGGAAAAGTTTTCCTTAA